A window of the Hordeum vulgare subsp. vulgare chromosome 5H, MorexV3_pseudomolecules_assembly, whole genome shotgun sequence genome harbors these coding sequences:
- the LOC123398669 gene encoding uncharacterized protein LOC123398669 — translation MPGAIHLPCCFALKSERHENYLRYVHEDTDETTYGQLQLNGEDAVNPFTRFDSEPSQLHEGLVHIRCRYNRKYWVPRQRGGGWWIVADAHEPEEDLDSPNCTLIKPIISVTNPKDDDAATTKPAVKVKDDDAAATEPVVRVKDDDATTEPVNVMTVRFVHAGNAQPGKDTRMTFSGDSGTAACMCVVVSDAKHEHDDGGDAFTVLNFARSPRRLPRFLVFKGHNDLYLSGVTINDTNYLQFSASDPGDPTVVHEIRYPGREGVVIVRNIHLDRYWADTQGQWILALYTPQEMQRPPVASWFTTVDVKDYFAISPYDMSGTLYFLKNVTRDDFTNCLNVDFWNRTITADARIRVEEAVLDREIYNVEYRLREARVYDTSVLTMATTAAVNDTSRENTKRLTLAYEESEMSTWDATLELKFGFQSRIRAGFPKLGLGATVNISAEFFGAYNWGETMEKTVSHEVEYEVTVPPKTKVTVSLIATRSAVDVPFNYRQRDIMSTDGGARDVAMTDGLYTGINSYNFKFQTTEEKLKARRLAPTPP, via the exons ATGCCGGGAGCAATACATCTCCCTTGCTGCTTCGCTCTCAAGTCGGAGCGCCATGAGAACTACCTTCGCTATGTGCACGAGGACACTGACGAAACGACCTACGGGCAGCTGCAGCTCAACGGCGAGGACGCCGTCAACCCCTTCACCAGGTTCGATTCCGAGCCGTCGCAACTGCACGAAGGCCTGGTTCACATCCGGTGCCGTTACAACCGCAAGTACTGGGTGCCTCGTCAGCGCGGCGGCGGctggtggatcgtcgccgacgccCATGAGCCGGAAGAAGACCTCGACAGTCCCAACTGCACGCTGATCAAGCCCATCATCAGTGTCACCAACCCCAAGGATGACGATGCTGCTACTACTAAACCCGCCGTGAAGGTGAAGGATGACGATGCTGCTGCTACTGAACCCGTCGTGAGGGTGAAGGACGACGATGCTACAACTGAACCCGTGAACGTGATGACCGTCAG GTTCGTCCACGCTGGAAATGCTCAGCCTGGCAAGGACACGCGCATGACGTTCTCTGGCGATTCCGGCACCGCCGCCTGCATGTGCGTCGTTGTCAGCGACGCTAAACACGAGCATGATGACGGCGGCGACGCCTTCACCGTCCTCAACTTCGCCaggagccccaggaggctaccaaGGTTCTTGGTATTCAAGGGCCACAACGACCTGTACCTGAGCGGGGTGACGATCAATGACACGAACTACCTCCAGTTCTCCGCGAGCGACCCCGGCGATCCGACGGTGGTGCACGAGATCCGATACCCCGGCCGAGAAGGCGTCGTCATCGTGCGGAACATCCACCTCGACAGGTACTGGGCAGACACCCAAGGACAGTGGATCTTGGCTCTCTACACCCCCCAGGAAATGCAGAGGCCCCCGGTCGCATCGTGGTTCACTACCGTGGATGTCAAGGACTACTTCGCCATCAGCCCCTACGACATGTCAGGCACCTTATACTTCCTCAAGAACGTCACGAGAGACGACTTCACCAACTGCCTCAACGTCGACTTCTGGAACAGGACCATCACCGCCGACGCCCGGATCAGGGTGGAGGAGGCCGTCCTCGACCGCGAGATCTACAACGTCGAGTACAGGCTCAGGGAGGCCAGGGTGTACGACACAAGCGTTCTCACCATGGCCACCACGGCCGCCGTCAATGACACCTCCAGGGAGAACACCAAGAGGCTCACTCTCGCCTACGAGGAGTCGGAGATGAGCACCTGGGACGCCACCCTCGAGCTCAAGTTCGGGTTCCAGTCCAGGATCCGAGCCGGGTTCCCCAAGCTCGGCCTCGGTGCAACCGTCAACATCTCGGCCGAGTTTTTCGGGGCCTACAACTGGGGCGAGACCATGGAGAAGACGGTGAGCCATGAGGTCGAGTACGAGGTCACGGTGCCTCCCAAGACCAAGGTCACCGTCAGCCTCATCGCGACGAGGAGCGCAGTCGACGTCCCCTTCAACTACCGGCAGAGGGACATCATGTCCACGGACGGAGGAGCTCGGGATGTTGCCATGACGGATGGCCTCTACACCGGCATCAACAGCTACAACTTCAAGTTCCAGACcacggaggagaagctcaaggcaAGGCGTTTGGCCCCGACCCCTCCTTGA